The following are from one region of the Roseimicrobium gellanilyticum genome:
- a CDS encoding M56 family metallopeptidase: MNSPTLSTLSLVFDYVLRASLLGAAAIALVLLIRWMLGRRLAPGARSWLWFPVAVLCLSPQLPGLVGWAFTAEALPTPVRKAVAVEDYPAVVVQGEPEPLLEAPDPVIPAAPVARFSVREKMALAWAASALTILLFWLAAYAGLWRRLRHQQEPVSEGLAAEFRVCASLSGLKRLPRLMVSAAVESPAVAGLWRPVVLMPPRLAESLGEEALRHVLLHELAHIKRRDLWLHWASALVVAVHWFNPLVWIASRKFRGDRESACDAAVIGLGENRAHAYGQTLLTLETRVTQTVALRLMAGILGGADLVRQRIVDITRLGKTSRRAAWSAFSMVLGGAAVIALAAAEPAAPKVIPPSTKEATPSSSSEELYTRTYRVSPDFHTWRQIPTLESWRITDGNASRRNAIEVLKELGIPFPEGASATFIPSTSQLIVRNTTTNLNLIRGIVDAKLNTPVRQVYIRSHLVVFKEGISLPVLPGASAGTLEKPASLKTPAKAGEGSLSTQQHPGAPPETSMHVAGAFTDAQFQVLLKSLMGKGTPSANTSGNGASFDLTDLAPQVEAVIGLPPITTRSERRGTLEVARDFIYPTEYDRKEPAEQGESALYVPKKFEMRPIGIRLEIDPVVSPFGNTLELDLGPELQGFMGWADAPAVGGGTVKTPICNTSTVHTVVTMQDGHTIAFGGYAYVAAFLMNSALKGEEALISKKHPVMIFVTAMMVDPSGQPLKSEVPAVEKNGASEKASSVRPTGAAVVVLGTPSVSRAVIDVGPGVVYTGQPDEAAVAKFVHEQIELLQSPEIRKRAADRTETYHPYVAPVPIKLSASRMLKTTQVEVTATGTSADYTRFFLKRLLEVLIAQRKEVMEESTLGVASKAVLAVVEKTQEVELLTEEQKNATDRKAPQGRLDKIKADLGRTQEELRVAREKLVQMDVATIHRETKFFELQILEHPTSAEVK, from the coding sequence ATGAATTCACCAACTCTCTCCACGCTGTCCCTGGTGTTTGACTACGTGCTTCGGGCGTCGCTGCTGGGAGCGGCTGCCATCGCTCTGGTGCTCCTCATCCGGTGGATGCTGGGTCGTCGCCTCGCGCCGGGGGCGCGAAGCTGGCTCTGGTTTCCGGTGGCCGTGCTGTGCCTGAGCCCGCAGCTGCCAGGTCTGGTGGGCTGGGCTTTCACGGCGGAGGCGCTCCCCACACCGGTAAGGAAGGCGGTCGCAGTGGAGGACTACCCCGCGGTCGTCGTGCAAGGTGAACCCGAGCCTTTGTTGGAAGCGCCGGATCCGGTGATACCCGCAGCGCCTGTCGCTCGCTTCTCCGTGAGAGAAAAGATGGCGCTGGCCTGGGCTGCGAGCGCCCTCACCATTCTCCTCTTTTGGCTGGCAGCATATGCGGGACTGTGGCGTCGTCTCCGACACCAGCAGGAACCGGTGAGCGAAGGTCTTGCGGCTGAGTTTCGGGTTTGTGCAAGTCTGTCTGGACTCAAGCGCCTGCCGCGATTGATGGTTTCAGCCGCGGTGGAGAGTCCGGCAGTGGCAGGACTCTGGCGTCCTGTGGTACTCATGCCACCTCGTCTCGCCGAGTCCCTGGGGGAGGAGGCTTTGCGACATGTTCTGCTGCATGAGCTGGCCCACATCAAGAGAAGGGACCTCTGGCTGCATTGGGCATCCGCACTGGTAGTGGCCGTGCATTGGTTCAATCCGTTGGTATGGATCGCGTCGCGCAAGTTTCGCGGTGACCGAGAGTCTGCTTGTGATGCCGCGGTGATTGGGCTGGGTGAGAACCGGGCACACGCGTATGGGCAGACATTGCTGACATTGGAGACCCGTGTGACGCAGACGGTGGCCCTGCGACTCATGGCAGGTATCCTTGGCGGCGCGGATCTGGTTCGTCAGCGCATCGTGGATATCACACGCTTGGGGAAAACTTCGAGACGCGCGGCGTGGTCGGCGTTCTCCATGGTCTTGGGTGGTGCTGCTGTCATTGCGCTCGCCGCTGCTGAGCCAGCCGCACCCAAGGTGATTCCGCCCAGTACCAAAGAGGCGACGCCATCGTCCTCTTCCGAGGAACTGTACACACGTACCTACCGTGTATCTCCGGACTTTCACACCTGGAGGCAAATCCCGACGCTTGAATCCTGGAGGATCACCGATGGCAATGCTTCACGAAGGAATGCAATCGAAGTTCTGAAGGAGCTCGGAATCCCTTTTCCCGAAGGGGCAAGTGCGACTTTCATACCTTCCACCTCCCAATTGATTGTGAGGAACACGACAACGAACCTGAATTTGATCCGAGGGATCGTGGATGCCAAGCTGAACACGCCCGTGAGGCAGGTCTATATCCGAAGTCACCTGGTGGTATTCAAGGAGGGAATCAGCCTGCCGGTACTCCCTGGAGCGTCTGCTGGAACACTCGAGAAGCCGGCATCCCTGAAAACACCAGCGAAAGCAGGAGAAGGCTCGCTGAGTACGCAGCAGCATCCCGGAGCGCCTCCTGAGACCTCGATGCACGTTGCTGGTGCGTTCACAGATGCCCAATTCCAAGTCCTCCTCAAGAGTCTGATGGGGAAGGGCACGCCATCCGCCAACACTTCTGGGAACGGTGCCTCTTTTGATCTGACCGATCTCGCACCCCAAGTAGAGGCGGTGATTGGTCTTCCTCCCATCACCACCCGCAGCGAACGCAGGGGCACGCTGGAGGTGGCGCGAGATTTCATTTACCCCACCGAGTACGACAGAAAGGAGCCGGCGGAGCAGGGCGAGTCTGCGCTGTATGTGCCAAAGAAGTTTGAGATGCGGCCCATCGGTATCCGGCTGGAGATCGATCCAGTTGTCAGTCCTTTTGGGAATACGTTGGAGCTTGATCTCGGACCCGAATTGCAAGGCTTCATGGGGTGGGCCGATGCTCCCGCGGTGGGCGGTGGGACCGTGAAAACCCCGATCTGCAATACAAGCACGGTGCACACCGTGGTCACCATGCAGGACGGCCACACGATTGCTTTTGGAGGTTACGCCTATGTGGCGGCCTTCCTCATGAATTCCGCATTGAAGGGAGAGGAGGCGCTGATTTCGAAGAAGCATCCTGTCATGATCTTTGTCACTGCCATGATGGTCGACCCCAGTGGGCAACCGCTAAAGAGCGAGGTGCCAGCGGTAGAAAAGAATGGTGCTTCGGAGAAAGCATCGTCAGTGAGACCTACGGGTGCTGCGGTGGTCGTCCTTGGTACACCGTCCGTCAGCCGGGCGGTCATCGATGTTGGTCCGGGTGTGGTCTATACCGGTCAGCCTGATGAGGCAGCTGTCGCGAAGTTTGTTCATGAGCAGATTGAACTTTTGCAGAGCCCGGAAATTCGCAAGCGTGCCGCGGACCGCACGGAGACTTATCATCCCTACGTTGCTCCCGTCCCGATAAAGCTCTCGGCAAGTCGGATGCTGAAAACGACCCAGGTGGAAGTGACTGCCACCGGAACGAGTGCGGACTACACCCGATTTTTCCTGAAGCGCTTGCTGGAAGTGCTGATCGCACAGCGGAAGGAGGTCATGGAAGAATCGACTCTCGGTGTGGCTTCAAAAGCGGTGTTAGCCGTCGTCGAAAAAACGCAGGAGGTGGAATTGCTGACCGAGGAACAAAAAAATGCCACAGACCGGAAGGCCCCTCAGGGGAGGCTGGACAAGATAAAGGCGGACCTCGGCCGCACCCAGGAAGAGCTTCGTGTGGCAAGGGAAAAGCTCGTGCAGATGGATGTCGCCACCATCCATCGCGAGACCAAGTTTTTTGAACTCCAGATTTTGGAGCATCCGACTTCTGCCGAGGTAAAATAG
- a CDS encoding M56 family metallopeptidase, producing MNLPALHAVLPALTEAFDFVLRASLLAAVAILMVVSIRWTLGSRLAPAARGWLWFPVVLLCLSPRLPSFIGWNVSPEGIAKPVREVFEPALGPIVVRGEPQLLKDAGMPAPQVVRATMSIREALAIAWGAGSVCLGAFWLIAYVGLWRRVRREQGAVSERLREEFRDCVLKAGLRRVPRLLVTGAVDNPAVAGLWRPTVLVPPGLLESMDRSSLRHVLLHELGHIRRMDLWLHWASALMVVLHWFNPLVWLAARKFRVDREAACDAAVIHAIDGQAHAYGETLLALGSRAVPSFAPRLMAGMLGGADMVKQRIVDITRRDRNSRMAACFAFVVVLSGAGMLAVVAAEPAPPTTIAETKPAAEKDAASPSFKTAAKELYTRTFRVPPDFLTWIQEQGPQDNPARGEEKKPKPTAVVLLKQLGVPFPEGASATFVPSTSQLIARNTADNLDLIEAIIDARQTATIRQIYVTSHVVVFKEGSKPNLLGPMQPAPEKSETAAEPISGTPAPPLVVHPAAGNPAPFAVSGVFTDPQFQVLFRALMGKGVPAPDGKPDDTSYDAWLKTLAGQVQTVVRMPSVVTRNGQKATVEVVREFIFPTAYDPVQGATKDTHPKLVPTHFEMKPVGFLLDVEPVIGADGYTLDLVLAPQMPSFIGWTEYPVADGEKIKNPAFESRKVSTSVTIWDGQTVAFSGESSVSPFLLDPSLKGEAATLSKVHPVMIFVTAAMIDPSGNPVGKPVQKGEKNDTPEKAPDPQAKGGKAATAGGVTSKRARLQFHVPKPGTRELDREPTAAFTESQLAILLGKELRTRAVKRVAMLYPNIAPVPVDLGIARLPESGQVIVEASGTSEAYVRYFLDGLLDELMAVRKEAMEKIAYGALGKILQEVLASQKEVKTLTEHRDHMAKGGAPKEEIDKINAELERETENLRVWTQKLQQAEEAHGVTSSIDILERPAPAKENQ from the coding sequence ATGAATCTGCCCGCACTCCACGCCGTGCTTCCCGCACTCACGGAAGCGTTTGATTTTGTGCTCCGTGCTTCGTTGCTGGCTGCGGTCGCCATTCTCATGGTGGTGAGCATCCGGTGGACACTTGGGTCACGCCTGGCCCCGGCTGCACGGGGGTGGTTGTGGTTCCCTGTGGTCTTGCTTTGTCTCAGTCCCCGACTCCCGTCGTTCATCGGGTGGAATGTTTCCCCAGAGGGGATCGCCAAACCTGTGCGTGAAGTATTCGAGCCGGCGCTCGGGCCGATTGTGGTGCGTGGTGAGCCGCAGCTCCTGAAGGACGCAGGGATGCCTGCACCGCAGGTGGTCCGGGCAACGATGTCCATCAGAGAGGCACTGGCCATTGCATGGGGTGCGGGCAGTGTTTGCCTCGGCGCCTTCTGGCTCATCGCCTATGTGGGTCTGTGGAGGAGAGTGAGGCGTGAACAGGGCGCTGTCAGTGAACGTTTGAGAGAAGAGTTCCGCGACTGTGTTCTCAAGGCAGGACTGCGCCGTGTGCCCCGTCTGCTGGTGACCGGAGCGGTGGACAATCCTGCGGTGGCTGGGCTGTGGCGGCCGACCGTGCTTGTGCCACCGGGATTGTTGGAGTCGATGGACCGTTCGTCGTTGCGGCATGTGCTGCTGCATGAACTCGGCCACATCCGGCGCATGGACCTCTGGTTGCACTGGGCGTCGGCACTGATGGTGGTGTTGCATTGGTTCAATCCGCTCGTATGGCTTGCGGCTCGCAAGTTCCGTGTGGATCGTGAGGCTGCGTGTGATGCTGCAGTCATTCATGCCATTGACGGACAGGCGCACGCCTATGGCGAGACGCTCCTGGCTCTCGGCTCACGTGCGGTGCCGTCCTTCGCGCCACGACTGATGGCAGGGATGCTGGGAGGCGCCGACATGGTGAAGCAGCGCATCGTGGATATCACCCGCAGGGACAGAAACTCGCGCATGGCTGCGTGCTTTGCCTTCGTGGTAGTGCTGAGCGGTGCCGGGATGCTGGCAGTCGTCGCGGCAGAACCCGCGCCACCGACGACCATCGCAGAAACGAAGCCGGCTGCAGAAAAGGATGCGGCATCGCCTTCGTTCAAAACTGCTGCCAAGGAACTCTACACGCGCACCTTCAGAGTGCCGCCGGATTTCCTCACCTGGATTCAAGAACAGGGTCCGCAAGACAATCCTGCGCGTGGGGAGGAGAAGAAGCCAAAGCCCACGGCGGTGGTCCTGCTCAAGCAACTCGGTGTCCCTTTCCCAGAAGGAGCTTCAGCCACTTTTGTACCGTCCACTTCCCAGCTCATTGCGAGGAACACCGCGGACAATCTGGATCTCATCGAAGCCATCATCGATGCCAGGCAGACTGCCACGATTCGCCAGATCTATGTGACGAGCCATGTGGTGGTCTTCAAGGAAGGCAGCAAACCGAATCTGCTGGGGCCCATGCAGCCTGCGCCAGAGAAAAGCGAGACGGCCGCGGAGCCCATTTCAGGCACGCCTGCACCTCCTCTGGTGGTACATCCGGCAGCCGGGAACCCCGCGCCATTCGCGGTGAGCGGCGTCTTCACGGATCCCCAGTTCCAGGTGCTGTTCCGGGCACTGATGGGCAAGGGGGTGCCGGCTCCCGATGGCAAGCCCGATGACACTTCGTACGATGCTTGGCTAAAGACGCTCGCCGGCCAGGTGCAGACGGTCGTCAGAATGCCATCCGTGGTCACCCGGAATGGGCAAAAAGCCACGGTCGAGGTGGTGCGCGAGTTCATCTTTCCCACGGCGTATGATCCGGTCCAGGGCGCGACGAAAGATACCCATCCCAAACTGGTGCCCACCCATTTTGAGATGAAGCCGGTGGGCTTTCTGCTGGATGTGGAGCCTGTCATCGGGGCGGATGGATACACATTGGATCTGGTTCTGGCACCTCAAATGCCATCCTTCATCGGGTGGACGGAGTATCCCGTGGCCGATGGTGAGAAGATCAAGAACCCCGCTTTCGAGAGCAGAAAGGTCAGCACCTCGGTGACCATCTGGGATGGCCAGACTGTGGCGTTCTCGGGTGAATCGTCCGTTTCTCCCTTCCTCCTGGATCCCTCGCTCAAAGGTGAGGCGGCGACCCTTTCCAAAGTTCATCCGGTGATGATCTTTGTCACCGCCGCGATGATTGACCCCAGTGGCAATCCGGTGGGCAAGCCGGTGCAGAAGGGGGAAAAGAATGATACACCGGAGAAGGCACCCGATCCTCAGGCAAAGGGGGGCAAGGCAGCGACAGCAGGTGGCGTGACCTCCAAGCGGGCGCGACTGCAGTTTCATGTGCCCAAGCCTGGTACTCGGGAACTCGACAGGGAACCGACAGCGGCATTTACCGAGTCACAGCTGGCGATTCTTCTAGGCAAGGAACTGCGCACGCGGGCGGTGAAACGTGTGGCGATGTTGTATCCGAACATCGCTCCGGTGCCCGTTGACCTTGGCATTGCCCGTCTGCCTGAGAGCGGACAGGTGATCGTCGAAGCATCGGGAACAAGCGAGGCTTATGTCCGATATTTTCTGGATGGTCTGCTGGATGAGCTCATGGCTGTGCGCAAAGAGGCCATGGAGAAGATTGCGTATGGAGCCTTGGGGAAGATCCTCCAAGAAGTGCTTGCATCGCAAAAGGAGGTGAAAACGCTGACCGAACACCGTGATCACATGGCCAAAGGAGGAGCACCCAAGGAAGAGATCGACAAGATCAATGCGGAGCTGGAGCGCGAGACTGAAAACCTTCGCGTGTGGACACAGAAGCTGCAACAAGCGGAGGAAGCCCACGGTGTGACGAGTAGCATCGACATTCTTGAGCGCCCTGCACCCGCAAAGGAAAACCAATAG
- a CDS encoding aspartate aminotransferase family protein — protein MGKEYSITPVSVPRVETKHRRINTALPHPDSVPVLEKLRSLEPISMRGMPPIVWDKAEDYYVYDRHGNQWLDWSSGVLVTNAGHGVKEVRDAIIAQVQSGLLHNYVFPSEERAELTELLISLAPADLKKVFLLTTGSEATECAIKLSRSHGIKVGGRGKIGIIGFERGFHGRTLGSQQAGGMAGQKNWIVNEDPAIFTVPFPDGYWQPDVTFDCFLKAIEQRGLKPENIAGVMMETYQGVGPDFAPTEYVRQLAEWCRKHQIVLTFDEVQAGFGRTGKFWAFEHYGLAPDLICCGKGISSSLPLSAVIGRAEIMDQFPPGSMTSTHTGNPVCCAAAMAAIRKILREKMTENAAALEPVLLAGLKKIQAQHPAVIGHVTAKGLVAGMQTVKVGTKDPDHDLAHRIIELCYQKGLLLFAPVGAWGQTVKIAPPLSIPKDALEEGLIVLEEATAQAVSELVGEPVLRAA, from the coding sequence ATGGGCAAAGAGTACAGCATCACCCCCGTCTCCGTTCCTCGCGTGGAGACGAAGCATCGTCGTATCAACACGGCACTTCCGCATCCGGATTCCGTGCCTGTTTTGGAGAAGCTGCGTTCCCTTGAGCCCATTTCCATGCGTGGTATGCCGCCCATCGTCTGGGACAAGGCGGAGGATTACTATGTGTACGACCGCCATGGCAACCAATGGCTCGACTGGAGCAGCGGCGTGCTGGTGACCAATGCCGGCCACGGCGTGAAGGAAGTGCGCGATGCCATCATCGCCCAGGTGCAGAGTGGGCTGCTGCACAATTATGTTTTCCCCAGCGAAGAGCGCGCCGAATTGACGGAACTGCTCATCTCACTGGCACCGGCAGACCTGAAGAAGGTCTTCCTCCTCACTACCGGCTCGGAAGCGACCGAGTGTGCGATCAAGCTTTCACGCTCGCACGGCATCAAGGTGGGCGGACGCGGCAAGATTGGCATCATCGGCTTTGAGCGCGGCTTCCACGGCCGCACGCTGGGTTCCCAGCAGGCCGGTGGCATGGCCGGGCAGAAGAACTGGATTGTGAATGAAGACCCGGCGATCTTCACCGTGCCCTTCCCGGACGGCTACTGGCAGCCAGATGTGACCTTTGATTGCTTCCTGAAGGCGATCGAGCAGCGTGGTCTCAAGCCGGAGAACATCGCTGGCGTGATGATGGAAACCTACCAGGGCGTGGGTCCCGACTTCGCTCCCACCGAGTACGTGCGCCAGCTCGCCGAGTGGTGCCGCAAGCATCAGATCGTGCTCACCTTCGATGAAGTGCAGGCGGGCTTCGGCCGCACGGGCAAGTTCTGGGCGTTTGAGCACTACGGCCTCGCCCCTGACCTCATCTGCTGTGGGAAGGGTATCAGCAGCTCGCTGCCGCTCTCGGCGGTGATTGGTCGTGCAGAAATCATGGATCAATTCCCTCCGGGCTCCATGACCAGCACACACACGGGGAATCCTGTCTGCTGCGCGGCTGCCATGGCGGCGATTCGCAAGATCCTGCGTGAGAAGATGACGGAGAACGCCGCCGCGCTGGAGCCCGTGCTCCTTGCCGGACTGAAGAAGATCCAGGCCCAGCATCCTGCTGTCATCGGCCATGTCACGGCCAAGGGGCTCGTCGCAGGCATGCAGACGGTCAAGGTCGGGACGAAGGACCCGGACCACGATCTCGCTCATCGCATCATTGAGCTTTGCTACCAGAAGGGACTCCTTCTTTTCGCACCGGTGGGTGCCTGGGGGCAGACGGTGAAAATCGCGCCACCGCTGAGCATTCCGAAGGATGCGCTGGAGGAAGGTCTCATTGTCCTGGAGGAAGCGACTGCCCAGGCGGTTTCCGAGTTGGTCGGAGAGCCCGTGCTGCGCGCCGCCTGA